The Brassica napus cultivar Da-Ae chromosome C1, Da-Ae, whole genome shotgun sequence DNA segment caaatactctttaaacaagtccacccattcgttcatgcaactttcaggtagattgtgatcagttttaatattcatcattctagcagctaacgacaatttagagagaccttctctacgaccactgtaaagtggttgattcgccgcgtttaacatttcgtaaaacttttttgcatctatattaggttcttcatcttcatcatgagctacgaatgcatcagctaccatatcatgaaccctatcataatctaccatctcctcctgatggtaactatgttcattatgcaaatgatgatcaaccggttctttttcctgaaaattgctattactactactagcttcattctgatcataactaaaaccttctccatgttgaaactagatatagtaatttggcgtgaaacctctatttattaaatgcttccaaacattttcacggtttgccagtttcgaattgttgcatttccgacaaggacagaacatcttaccactttcttgggcgagcggtgttgaatctgcttgatgcataaatgtctccagacccgcaaggtattctttcgtcactctcccgttagcatctctatgcatatacatctacttccgcaactcgtaaatagtcccggagccagccattttttttctttcacgttttttgttgttggtgtgtttaaaatgatgttcaaacatccatatttatagggaatttcgaatctggttgttgtaattttcctatgaatttacgacgaaaattaattaggtggcaaaaaaaaaacgtgtaacacctacaaagttggtggattcaaaatttcctcgctaaatacacgtaaactatttcctcgtaaataacacgcaaagtttacgtcgtatttacgaggaaataatttttcctcgtaaaatactcgccaaattacatccactttacgacgaaacacttttgtcgttacgttacgaggaaataacgatgactttagtttcctcgtaagttcctcgtaaaatcgacgtaaatttacgaggattgtgattcctcgttaaatttcctcgttaagcatttgttttcttgtagtgtatggtTGTGTCCACAATAGTTGTTTGCCGTGATATAAAATTGATTAACAAGAAATACATATGGTTAAGCACGTACAAATTAATTTAACTTTGTGTTTTGAACAAATACAGATGTTGACATAACCAATATAATGATGATTATCATAAAATACATTCAAAAGTTTTAGCCCACATTATGTGTTTGCTCGACTCGAAGAAAGAACTGTTCACATTGGTTTACAAGTTTTAGCTGACTACAGTTAACATTGCCATGATATAAAATTGATTAACAGGTTTTAGCTGACTCCATTTCGTGATTTGGTTTCTGCAGATCGGAAGCAAGAGCTGTCGTCTGAGGAACTCCTGCAAAAAAAATGATCACATTGAATCACcaataaaactagaaacaaAGGACAACATCTGAAATGTTTCACTGTTATAAATCGCTGTCCCATACTATTCTTAATATATGCTTCTCCAGAAATAAAACGGGTGGCCTTCTTCTATTACTATATTAAAAAAGAGATCTATGATTATACAAGTGAAAAGAATAAATTTTGCAGTGCATGTTATTAGAAAGTCTGTATATGGAAATAGAGATAGGAGGTGACATAGGAATgtgagatgatgatgaaccgAAGTTGGAATTAGTGGAGATTTCAGATTTGCAGAAAAATAAagattctaaaaataaaaacaagtttAGAAAACGAGAGGaatgagagagatgagagaaaaagaaaagtaaataatataatattttcattctcAACCAAAATACTTTTGCGTATTTAGCTATATACATAATGTAGATAATAGGGGTAGTTGAATCATTGTAAAGTATAAATATGTGGGGGAATGATGAAAATGTGTATATAGCTAAATACACTATAAAACTTGTGTTGAGAGTGCAAATACTCTaccttttttatcaaaatattagtatatgcaaataaaaagagCATAAGGGTAGATATGTAATTTCGTAAACTTGTAGAAGAGATGCTCTTCAATGACGCCACATCGAGTAGGAGCAACCGGGATTAACTAGCGGGGAATATGGAAGCCGGAGCTGAATCTGATGTAGATCTTCCGGTGGATGGCGATTCTTCGGCAGCGGAGGAATCTGGATCGAATCAAAACAGCGGCGGAAGATCGGAGCCGTCGCCGTCGAACCAAGGGGAGATATTAAGAACACTTGCTACGGTGGAGAAGGATTCGAAGGCAATCGCGGAGAGTTTCTCATCTCTCTTTGTATCCCTCAGATCGACTCTCTCCGAGGTTAGAATAAAGATGAAAACTTTGTTAAGTTTGATGACACTTTGAtctgtttgtttgttatcataaaaactgtttcttttATCTTATTCGATTATAATCTTTGTTCTTATGAGACTTTGTTTGGTGGTGGGATAGGCTACGAGTAGCTCGGTTGATCACATGGGTTGCTTCGGAGATGCAGCAGGACGGCTTCAGGAGACTGGTGAGATTAAGACactatcttgtttttttttcttttagtttactGGTGTTGTGTAATCTTGTTAGGGACTTGGAGATATGGATTCAGTttgatgttttttgtttttttaaatgaattttgcAGCTTTAGATGCTTCCACCAAAGGGAACCGTTACATCAACTCTTGCCTTAGGTACTTTCGTAATGATCTTGATTTTCTTACTATTTATCTGAACTTAGAGAACAAAGAGTATGTGCGTGTGTATATGTTGCTTTATACAGTTCCTGACGTATAAATTTCAAATGTGTTCATGATTGTGATTTGTCAACGGCTTCTTCTGTGGTATGGTTTTTGTATGCAAGATTGAACGAGGAAATTAAAGGCGTTGAGAATCTGGCGGCTAGGTTGTATCCTTTATATGGCTATTTGCGTGTCAACCTTGTGTTTGAATGTTGAACACCACAGAGACGCAGACATTCCATGTTTTGCTTTTCTTACTTGTGGTTTTAGTCGGAGATTGTTTCTAGAATCCTTAATAAATCAATGTGCAGAAAGCACCTGAGGAGAAATGTGGATGTTCTTGACACGGCTGTGAACAAGCTTCTCCGTCCTCCATGACAAGTCATCAGCTTTCACGGAATTTGGATCACTTGTTTCTGGTACAGATTTTGATTATAACTCATGTTGTTCTTTTTGTAACAGAAggttatatgttttaaaaagtttttgtttgtttgtctcgTATGTTGACAAGTGGTGATAAACTAGAATGCAGTTGATTTCCGTTGATCTGACTTTATTTGTTCACTATATGAATGGAATCTAACTTGACTACTGTTCCCATTTTGAATAAACATGTTTTCTATTTGTAACAGAAGGTTATGCATTAAAACGTTTTCTCGTATGTTTGTTTCGTATGTTGACAAGTGGTGATAAACTAGAATGCAGTTGATTTCCGTTGAATTAACTTTACTGGTTCACTATATGAATGGAATCTAACTTTGACTACTACTCCCACTTtgcataaacattttaaaaaacctCAGAAACACGGCTTTAGAATGTAGAAAGACTGAAAATATTTCTGCACAACAAGATTATAAAATCCATAAGTAGCTTTGGGCTCCACTATCTAATACTTTGATTTGCATGACACTCGCAAGTCGCAACAACTGAAAACTCTTCTCACTTACAAAAGCAGGAACCGTTTTAATTATCTCTAAACCAAaaaaccgtttttttttttctctttaaggATTGCTGGGGGTGGATTTATATCCTCCCTCAAGGTCCATTAGACAATAAATTAGGCTCATTTTACTATGAAGCCTTAGCTTCTTCTTTGTATAAATAGAGATACACCTCTCTTTATTAAAGAGATCTTCTCTTCTCCATTCTAGACTTAGAACACTCTCTTACAAAGAGTTTATGAATTCTTAGATTTACTTTACACTTGTAATCATACATGTAATACAATCTTTGATCAATAAACTCTTTTTGATGTTCATCTTCCATTTGATTTCTATGTTGATTTCTCTTAAACCTCGAGaatctaaaaaatctatttcttaaattcttcattctATGAATCCGACAAACACACCGTTTTCAGTTCGAACACGGTATAGAACGAGAGAACGTTCGGTTTTAGAAGTGGGTTtaagcaaagacgtcttattaatggtGGGAAGAACGTTTCGTCGGTTACAAGGAAAGAAAATGCGTGAAAAGAAAGTTATCGGAGCTTCGAAGGCTTTACCGGAGAGATACAAAAAGACGAGATAACAaaggtaaaaccctaatctagccgccaagtgtgTATCAATGATTTCGGATCAAACAAGGATCATCTGGTTGAGGCAGGTTTAGTCCAGCAAAGTCTTTGGCACTGTAATTACTCCGAACACTTAAACGACTCGTAGCTCCAGCAATTTCCCTCGTAACTATTACTTGTGGCACAAGTATCGCTTTCTCAGcctcaaaacaaagaaaaaatgcCAGAGACTCTGTCTGTACACCAGCTTTCTTAATACAACTCTATGTTCAGACGTCCATTAATCCATGCCTACACAAGATCTCCAGTGTTAACAACAAGAAAGTCCTCACTCGATTTTTATCAATCAAATTTCCTTCCTTAGAGACCTCATCTACCAACTAAATTTTGATAAACTATTGTGAATCTTGATTAACTAACCAGTTTTTAGGTAttagaaaatagaaatgatgatagtttataaaaatttaatgtgacaTTTTTGACTTTGGCTATAGTTTCATTATTTTCATCCTGAGAAGTGAGAAGTCAGAGACAATTAAGTTATAgcttaaatatcatatattctCAATGTATGTAAAGGGATTCAAGAAACTTTTAGTAATCCATAAAAGCATATATATCTTGTAACACCTCAAATCATAGATCATGTCTCAATGCATCCAGCATCACCTCCATAATAAAGAGTTCTTAACCAAGGTTCTTTATCCCCATTACCATACAAGGTTCTGTAACACTTCAAACTGGTTTCACGTGCCTTCAGACGGTTGATTTCAGGATCTATAACCTTTTTAAAACCAGTGATGACTTTGATACTGTTCACATAGGCTGCCTTGCTTAAACCCTCCCTAGGCCAATTCCCACTTCCCATAACTGGAGCCTTCTCTGTCACCGGACTGTACACTTGACCTCCCCAAGCTGCATAATTTGCTCTTTTATCAAAGCCTGAGTCCAGGAATAATGACGCAGGCCAGTATCCAACGTTCTCATCGTTATATGCAAACCACCAATCTCCATTGGCAAGATCCTGTTCTTGATTTGGTGAGAAGTGATCAAAGATGATTAAAGATTAGAGAATCTTGAGTTTACCTGATACAAGCTCAACCTTATTTCATATTGTGTCCCATTATAAACGGAAACTGGTTGAAGAAGGGCACCAAGTGGTATGGTCTTGCTGACTTGCACAAACCCAGGACATGTTATGTCATAGCAGCCGGACTTGTCATTATCTTTCTGTTAATGATATATGACACACATAGCATTTAAGACCTTAAGAAGTTGAGAAACATTAGCAGAAGCTCTTTACTGGTAATACAAAACTTACACCCCAGTATGCGTATAAGTGAACATGATATTGAGAGATTTGGTACAGCGATGGATCCACCTGTtgtatatacatattcaaaacaTTTTTGTCAACTTCATATTCATGTCACTTACTTAATAACAAAGGAACCAGAAAGGGACTTACCATCCACCCAACAGAAAGGGACTTACCATCCACCCAACAGCAACTGCCATGAATGCGCCACTCATTTGATCTTGCGAGACTTGTGGACCCCACAGGTTAAGATTTCCTTTTACTCCATAAAAATTGCTAGGTCCGAAGTTAACCGTTGCAACCTAATAATCATAGAGAACAAAGATCAAACTAAGAAAACGAAAGTAGAGAACATTGGTTGCTACTCTGTCACACTAATTGTTTCTTACATAATATGGTCCAGTTACATCAGTGTTATTTCTCTCTGTAAGAAAGTTTAATGGACCATTGAATCCTATGGATTTTAAACGCTTTGCAAGCATAAGATCTTGCATTGTAGTCCTTTTTACAATTACTGTTCCATCTGGGCAGTTTATTTCCTCTTGCAAATATTGTAAGGGATCAGCTTCCCATAAAATGTTGTTGCTTGTGATCCATTCAGGTGCATTCGTTGGCTTCAGCTGCATAAACGCCAATGCGTTCATAAAAATCATTATCTTACAAAAGACGgaagaggaaaagaaaaaactatgTAGAAAGCAAAAAACCTGAACAGATGATCAAAGGCTAGTTGTTTGTGAATGTTGATACAATCGAATATGTCACCTTGTTCTGTCTGTTCAAAATCATTATGATTAGATGTTATTTACAATGTAAATACCCAAGACCAGTGAATAATACTATTGGGTCATTAGGCCAACCTTGAAACTCTTGATTGCAGGTTTGTTGATAGCTTTGAATTGTTGTCTCTCAAattcttttttctcttcttccgaTGGTATTGCTCGACGACGTTCCTGAGCGGCTTCAGTGACTAAAATAAGAGTGGCTGTTAACAGAAGCAGTAACACAAAGTTGTGGAAGGAAGCCATTGATTCCCCAAAAGTTGATCTTATAtctttattttgaaaacatatacAGTACTTctaattctcaaaaaaaaaaaaaacaaatattccattaaatagtttttagtgtcacttataaatttataattaataggAATTTGAACtaaatataaacacaaaattaataatacaattaaattgtaaatacaaaaatatggaGTAATTAAAAAAGCACAAAATCTAGTATAATCAGTAAAAGTAGTAAATACAAGATTGTGGagtattttttggtaaaaagatAGGGAAATTATTTTTGTGTTGCTATGGTGAAAATTAGACCTGCCCTGTGGCATAGTGGCAGGGAAAACATTTTGCATTAAAAAGCTTTTATTTCTACCaaatttctctatttattacAATATCATCTTCTCGTACTTTCATGTTATCATTTGTAATGCATAGAAACATAACAAAGATTCATGCATTTTTTACGCAACAGAAGTCTTTTCTGTTTATCTAAAACTGAGAAGTTTTCTGTAAATTCAGTAACAtggttatagatttttttttcattcaatgGCGGTTTGGCTTCACAATAGAATCCACATTTCTGGTTAACTAATCATTTGTCGGTATAAGAATATAGAAATTATGATAGCTTATAATAAGTTAATAACTGATTGTGACATTTTAAACGTTggctatttttttgaaacacaacttaTATTAAAATCATCAAGGCAGGGTAGGTGTAGCCATTAATGCCAGTTCAACAGACAGCACATATTTTGCTAGCTTATCAGCCTCAACATTTCTCATACGAGAGATCCAATTAAAGGAAACACACTCAAAAGAAGAAGCTAAAAAAACGATATCAGCAAGAATCCCATAGAGACCTCCCATCGACGATCCCGTTTTAAGCGCTTTGATCAGCACAGCCGAGTCCGATTCGCACCGAATTCTTGCGATTCCTAACTCCTTGCATTTTTCCATAGCCTCACGGAGAGCTAAAGCCTCAGCTGCCAAGGGGGTTCTCACATGGTGAGCTGAGACAGAGTAAGACGAGACTCTGTTCTGTGATTCCACCATCCAGCTCAAACCTGCGATCTGCTGAGCCTCGTTCCAAGCCGCATCCGTCTTGATGAGATAGCAGTTCGTTGGTGTTGTAGCTGGGGGATTTGCCTTAGCAGTTTGTACCGATGGCAAAGCTTGACAAGCTCCCCATTCCCGAGCCAAAGAGATGGCTTTGGAGAGCGTTTCAGCTGCAGTTTGGGCCTTCCCATTGAACACTAAATTGTTTCTTGCAGTCCATATATTCCATAAGATCCAGGGAGCTAGCGGACCTCCTGCTACCCCAGATGGCGGGAGATTCTTTCTCATCGTCAGATCGATCCACAGACTTCTCAAAGCTATAGAATCATTGTACTCAATGCTTGGGAAAACAGGGGCAGAATACCAGACCTGTTTCGCAAAAGCACAGTGAAAGAACAAATGATCTATAGTTTCCGGTAAGTTGCAGCGCTTGCATAACCCATCTACCTTGATTTGTCTGGCACGCAGAGCCTCGCCTGCAGGAATTGCACCATGTATTGCTTTCCAAACAAACAGCTTAGTCTTTGGGGATGTTTTCAAATTCCATACCGCCTTCCTCCAGTCAAAGGAAAGGTCTTCTTGTGATATAAGTCTGTGTCCTGGTCGGTTGGTGAGAGCCGTCGCATACCCCGTCTTTGTGGTGTAATTTCCGGATTTTGATCCCATCCAAGAAAGCTTATCTGGAGCTCCAGTTCTGCTCGGTTTGAGAGCTAAAATTTTGCCCTCCTCAAAAGGAAGGACCAGCTGTATCATATCCAAGTTCCAGGTTCCACTATCGGGTACCAGAAGATCAGATACTGTGAGGTTTTGATAATCCGCTGGGGCCGGTCCCATAGGCCTTTCTGGGGCAGTGCAACTAAGCCAAGGCTTATCCCAGATATTGATGCTCTCTCCATTGCCCACTTCCCAACTTGCATTACTCATAATAACATCGCGCCCGGAAAGGACTCCTCTCCAGCCATGGGAGATGGCACTTTTCGCTGTGACAGTGAGTATATCCTCCGTTATGCAGTACTTTCCGATAAGTATGCGTCCTAGTAAACAATCCGGGTTGTTTATGATCCGCCATGAGAGTTTAGCGAGAAAAGCTTGATTGAAGCTCTGAATGTCCCTGAAATCGAGTCCCCCTTGTTGTTTAGGTCTGATGAGTTTTTCCCAAGCTATCCACGCCATTTTCTCGCTGTCCATACGGTCGTCCCACCAGAAACGAGTAAGAGCAGATTGGATCCTCTTGCAGAGAGAAACCGGGAGCTCAAAACATGACGTAGCGTGGGACGGTACCGCTGAAAGCACACTCTTGAGCATTGTCATTTTTCCCGCAGTTGACAGGAATCTATTTGACCATCCCCTCGCCTTTTGTCTGATACGATCCACAATGGAGGAGAACAGGTTACCTTTGGATCGTCCAAAATGTTCCGGTAACCCGAGATACTTCCCGACGCCACCTTCTTTTTGTATTGCTAGAGTGTTCTGCACTGTCGATTTCAGTGACCGTGGTGTTCTATGGGAGAAAGAAACAGAAGACTTCTCTGTGTTGATCGATTGGCCAGAAGCCTCTTCATATCTTTTAAGCAGTTTGCATAAAGACTCACTGCTCTCCTTACTGGCTCGGACAAAAAACATCGTGTCGTCCGCAAATAGAAGGTGATTTACTCGAGGAGTCCCTCGAGCAACCCGAATCCCTTTGAGAGATCCATCTTCTTGTGCTTTGTTACATAAGCCCGAGAGCACCTCGCTACATAGTATGAATATGTACGGGGAGAGTGGGTCACCTTGACGGATACCACGACTCGGTGTGACTCTTCCTCTAGGCGAGCCGTTAATGAGGAAGGAGTACGTAACAGTAGACACGCATTGCATGATCCAAGCAATCCATTTGGTGTGGAAGCCTAATCTCTGAAGTACCAGCCTTATGAAATCCTACTCTAGCCTATCATAagccttactcatatccgtcttGACTGCCATAGAGCAACGCTTCTCCGCATCTGACGTTTTGAGGAAATGCAAAACCTCATGAGTAATAAGTACATTATCTGATATCGCTCGCCCCGGTACGAAGGCAGACTGATTTTCCAAAACAATACTCGAGAGAAGCGGTTGCAGACGCTTAGTGAGTAGCTTGGAGATGATCTTGTAATACACATTGCATAAAGCAATGGGCCTATACTCTGATACACGCTGTGGGCTGGAGATCTTGGGGATTAATCGAATATGAgtctcattgatcttgggaggTAGACTGTCAGAAATGAAGAAATCTTGAATCTCTTTCACTATGTCTTTTCCAATGGAGTCCCAGTTTTTGTGgaaaaaactagcggagaaacCATCGGGGCCAGGAGCTTTATCCGCATGAATCGAGAAGACAGCATCCTTGATCTCTGCTGCGTCCGGGATGGCTATAAGTTTGTTGTTTGTCTCTTCAGTCACCATTGGTGATAATGCATAGCGGACTGTCTCTTCTCTGTTCCCATCCATCGCTTTGAACAGGTCATGGAAGTAGCTTACGATCACTTTCCCTATTTGGTCTTCTTGGTAAACCATGTTACCCTCCACGTCTTCTATAACAGAGAAACCATTTGCCCTCTTTCGATTCTTCGCTGTGGCATGAAAGAAGCCGGTGTTGCGATCTCCAAGACTCAGCCATAAAAGTCTGCTCCTTTGCCTCCAGTATTCTTCTTCAGAAAGGTATGCATCATTAAGCTCATTAGAAACCTTTGAGATATGGGCGGCATTATTCTCCGGGTCCGTCAATGCCTCCTCCAGTTCGAACCGTTTTTGTTCGATCCGTTCTCTACTGTTCTGGTACTGTTGTTTACTCCATTGGATCAAAGCTGAGCGAACAAGTTTTATTCTGTCATTGACAGATGTATCTGGTTCTGCCTCCCAAATCTGTTTGACTAACTCCTTAACCGCAGGGTTATCCTTTAGCCTCCTATCATATCGGAAGAgacctcttctcttcttcttgtcgGGCTCAAAGAAAGGCAATAAAGGCTTATGGTCAGAACCCTCGTACGTCAGATATTGAGATCGAGCAGTTGGGAACATCTCCGCCCAATAGCTATTAGCAGCCGCTCTGTCCAAGCGACAACGGACCAAGTAGGTATCATCGCCGGAACCTCTTGTTCCTCGCCAAGACAGGAAGTCTCCTGAGTGGCGCAAGTCGTAAAGGTCGCCCTCGGAGTAGAAAGATCTCATGTCGATGAAAGTGCCTTCCGCACGCTCTGGCCCTCCTTCTTTTTCCGAGTTATTAATCAAGTCATTGAAATCGCCAGTTACAAACCAAGGGGCATCTCTAGCCAAGCTCCTATCTAACAGCAGGTCCCATAGggcttttctttttggtttatcAGTATCTCCATAGATGAAAGAAGCATAGAAAATTTTTCTTTCA contains these protein-coding regions:
- the BNAC01G14900D gene encoding uncharacterized protein BNAC01G14900D, with amino-acid sequence MEAGAESDVDLPVDGDSSAAEESGSNQNSGGRSEPSPSNQGEILRTLATVEKDSKAIAESFSSLFVSLRSTLSEATSSSVDHMGCFGDAAGRLQETALDASTKGNRYINSCLRLNEEIKGVENLAARLKHLRRNVDVLDTAVNKLLRPP